One window from the genome of Fulvivirga lutea encodes:
- a CDS encoding YncE family protein, translating into MKYFLIITLLMVNVFVHSQPYGQGELLVLNKSDHNVSFISLATGKETTVLEVGKNPHEVAVSPNEKYAAVTNYGNGENPGNTISIINLVKRKVVNTHEFVQGIKPHGIEFADNETLLFTAEGTESFYLINLEGEVLDVIKTSQKISHMLAYDSKSKLAFVANIGSGSVTVIDVAKRVKVKDIMTGDGAEGIAINLEQTEVWVTNREDNSISIIDIQSLKVTQTLATENFPIRIKFTYNGNMALVSCAKAGTVMVFDSKSKTKIKSIVINEQEVEDNGERLSASFGEGPIPIGILIHPSDKFAYIANTNADIVTVLDLTKLEICGRISTRSEPDGLGYIK; encoded by the coding sequence ATGAAATATTTTTTGATTATTACGCTGCTCATGGTCAACGTGTTTGTTCACTCTCAACCTTATGGACAAGGTGAATTATTGGTATTGAACAAATCAGATCATAATGTGTCATTCATATCGCTGGCGACAGGCAAAGAAACTACTGTACTCGAAGTTGGAAAAAATCCTCATGAGGTAGCAGTTTCACCCAATGAAAAGTATGCAGCGGTTACAAATTATGGGAATGGTGAAAACCCGGGAAATACAATTTCAATAATCAATTTAGTTAAAAGAAAAGTAGTGAACACTCATGAATTTGTGCAAGGCATTAAACCACATGGTATTGAATTTGCCGATAATGAAACATTGTTATTCACTGCAGAGGGTACCGAAAGTTTTTATCTGATTAATCTAGAAGGAGAAGTTCTTGATGTCATCAAAACTTCTCAAAAAATAAGTCATATGCTGGCTTATGATTCTAAAAGTAAATTAGCGTTTGTAGCAAATATTGGATCAGGTTCGGTAACCGTTATTGATGTTGCCAAACGTGTTAAGGTGAAAGACATCATGACAGGTGACGGTGCAGAGGGCATAGCTATAAACCTAGAACAAACAGAAGTCTGGGTAACAAATAGAGAAGATAACTCTATAAGTATCATTGATATCCAGTCCTTAAAGGTGACTCAAACTTTAGCTACAGAAAACTTTCCAATTCGTATTAAATTCACTTACAACGGAAACATGGCACTGGTATCATGTGCTAAGGCAGGTACCGTAATGGTGTTTGATTCTAAGTCCAAAACTAAGATCAAGTCCATTGTTATTAATGAACAAGAAGTGGAGGACAATGGCGAGCGTTTGTCTGCTTCGTTTGGTGAAGGGCCAATTCCAATCGGAATTTTAATTCATCCATCAGATAAGTTTGCCTATATCGCAAATACAAATGCCGATATTGTAACCGTACTTGATTTAACCAAACTTGAGATTTGTGGAAGAATAAGCACTCGAAGTGAACCTGATGGATTGGGTTATATAAAATAA
- a CDS encoding glycosyltransferase family 9 protein produces MNKILVIQTAFLGDVVLATALVEKIKAQLPNVELHFLLRKGNEAVLKNHPKIDRLWILDKGQKWASTRSLISSFRKEKFDLAINLQRFLSSGVITVLSGAKRTIGFKKNPMSFLFSESFDHIIESSGSDHEVMRNQRMIESFTDSKPVRPRLYPSADDYKSVEVYQTKEYITVAPASVWFTKQFPAHKWIELLNSLKEGLQVYLIGAPSDKELCNQILEATTNTSVINLAGQLKPLASVALIEKAKMNYVNDSAPLHFASAVNAPVTAVFCSTVPGFGFGPLSDDTRIVEVKEDLSCRPCGLHGYRKCPKGHFKCAENISIDQLAMK; encoded by the coding sequence GTGAATAAAATACTTGTCATACAAACTGCATTTCTTGGAGACGTGGTTTTAGCCACTGCTTTAGTGGAAAAAATCAAGGCGCAATTACCTAATGTTGAGCTCCACTTTTTGTTGAGAAAGGGTAATGAGGCAGTTCTAAAAAATCATCCCAAAATTGATAGGCTTTGGATATTAGATAAAGGTCAAAAATGGGCAAGTACACGCAGCCTTATTTCTAGTTTTAGAAAAGAAAAGTTTGATCTGGCAATCAATTTGCAACGTTTTTTATCCTCGGGAGTCATCACTGTGTTATCTGGGGCAAAGCGCACCATCGGATTTAAGAAGAATCCCATGTCATTTCTTTTCAGCGAATCATTTGATCATATCATTGAATCGAGTGGGAGCGATCATGAAGTCATGAGAAATCAGCGTATGATTGAATCATTTACGGATAGCAAACCTGTGCGACCAAGATTATACCCTTCGGCTGATGATTATAAATCAGTTGAAGTATATCAAACCAAAGAATACATAACTGTTGCTCCTGCTTCAGTGTGGTTTACAAAGCAATTTCCTGCACATAAGTGGATTGAGCTACTAAACAGTTTAAAGGAAGGTTTGCAGGTATATTTAATTGGCGCACCTTCCGACAAAGAACTGTGCAATCAGATTTTAGAAGCCACAACAAATACTTCGGTTATCAATTTGGCGGGTCAGCTTAAGCCTTTAGCATCTGTTGCTCTCATTGAGAAGGCCAAAATGAATTACGTAAATGACTCAGCGCCTCTGCATTTTGCTTCTGCAGTAAATGCACCTGTAACAGCCGTTTTTTGTTCAACCGTACCCGGTTTTGGTTTTGGGCCATTATCAGATGACACTAGAATTGTAGAGGTTAAAGAGGACTTATCTTGTCGACCTTGTGGCCTGCATGGTTACAGAAAATGTCCAAAAGGTCATTTTAAATGCGCTGAGAATATTAGTATTGATCAACTTGCTATGAAATGA
- a CDS encoding glycosyltransferase family 2 protein has protein sequence MKISGVVITFNEEMNIRRCLESLGKVADELVVVDSFSTDRTKEIAQEMGATFIENKFEGHIEQKNFAMASASYDWVLSLDADEELSEKLIESIQQLKNSGESGVAYKMNRLTSYCGQWIHHCGWYPDTKIRFWNRNEGKWGGENPHDSVKVNESIKVQHLKGDILHYSFHTISQHIQQIDKFTTIAAQESFKRGKKAYFLTHLMIYPFWLFFKNYFLKLGILDGYYGFIVCINGAFYKFQKYAKLFVLSRNK, from the coding sequence ATGAAGATATCAGGAGTTGTAATTACATTTAATGAGGAGATGAACATCAGGCGATGTTTGGAGTCATTAGGCAAGGTAGCTGATGAACTAGTAGTTGTTGATTCATTTTCAACTGACAGAACAAAAGAGATTGCACAAGAAATGGGAGCTACGTTCATCGAAAATAAATTTGAAGGCCATATTGAACAAAAGAACTTTGCCATGGCATCAGCGAGTTATGACTGGGTTCTTTCTTTAGATGCCGATGAAGAGCTTTCTGAAAAATTAATTGAGTCAATTCAACAATTAAAAAATTCAGGAGAGAGTGGCGTAGCTTATAAAATGAATAGGCTTACATCTTATTGTGGGCAGTGGATTCATCATTGTGGTTGGTACCCTGATACTAAAATTAGGTTTTGGAATAGAAATGAAGGTAAGTGGGGTGGTGAAAACCCTCACGATTCTGTAAAAGTGAATGAAAGCATTAAAGTTCAACACTTAAAAGGCGACATACTTCATTATTCATTTCATACGATTAGTCAGCACATACAACAAATTGATAAGTTCACTACTATTGCGGCTCAGGAAAGCTTTAAGCGCGGTAAAAAGGCCTATTTTTTAACACATTTGATGATATACCCATTTTGGCTTTTTTTTAAGAACTATTTTCTAAAGCTTGGTATCTTAGACGGTTATTATGGGTTTATCGTGTGTATTAACGGAGCTTTTTATAAGTTTCAGAAATACGCTAAACTATTTGTATTAAGCAGAAATAAATGA